In Prinia subflava isolate CZ2003 ecotype Zambia chromosome 1, Cam_Psub_1.2, whole genome shotgun sequence, the DNA window ATGTCCTTGGACTTAACCTGTTTTCTCactgtttccttctctgtggTAGCAAAGGATTTGTGTGGTGGAGGTCACTGTATTATTACTGAAATTCAGCCAGCAGTACACAACCCCACCACCTCATGCATGTAGAAAAGATGCACAGATCCAAGATCAGGACAGAGACATCGACTGCATATCAGTATGTCTTTCTTGATGCTGTTGTAGGCAGTTCTACCAATGCCCTGTTTCATGATATTCAAGAAAACAGCCTAGAATCTGACCAGGCAGTAGAGCCGCATACCTAGAAAAGACTACAGAGCTGACCATAGAATATGCACACATTTTGGGAGAGACTTATGTTCTAAGGCTTTTTGGAAACATTGTGCAATGTTTGGTGACAATGCATATACcatctttattaaatatttatggtTTCCATTCTCCTCACATTTCAATAGCTTGTTctttttcattatgtttttgtgttgtttaCTATAGAAGACAAGCCAAcatttaaatgttaaattatttaaatgttgtTGAAATTTATCCAAATACCATTTAAGACCTAAAAAGATTATTGACTTTTCATTGACTCCAACTTACTCCCAAAGTTGGAGTCAATGAAACATGGCTCTGCAGTCCACAAGCATTGCATGACTGGAGAACAATTTATGGTGCAAATAATCCTCTGCCCTGGGTTTTTCACAAGGCTTTACTCAATTCTGCCAGAAACAACAGCACACAGCAACAGAAATTGCTGTAGTGAGAATGTAAGGAACCTGCCCTGTAGAGTGGCCCATATACAAGTCCTGGCCAAGGTAATCAACCACCCTTCAAAAAAGCTTGAAAACTTGAGGTGTCTGCATTATGAGAAAATCCACCGGGTGCTCCCATCCATTTCTGCTTGAGAGACAAAGTTGTATAATAATGATCTGAATAGGAGCAATGCTTTATATGAAGCATTATATGCAGTAAAAACGGTGCGAAGGAACACCCTATGACACTATGCtcatatatttcacttgtggagATCACTCGTGGCTGACTGCTTAATGGCAAACCTTACTGCTAAGATGAAGCTGACAGAATTCATGTATAATGATCTCCTGAAATCTCTCAGTAGTACTAAACTCTGTGTACTCTGTGACCCCTCTAGAACCTCTCCCCAGTACACCAGGAAAGCAGAAAGTAGCTGCTGAGATACACATGTTCACGTTCCAGAATTACCTTTGGTATGTCAGATACCCTAAGCCTAAAATTAGCCCAGTTTTAAAGTTATATATGGCACTGGCAAACTTTACAAATGGGTCACAAATCAACTactttgtttttcacaaatTCAGGTAACTGTAGTGTGCAAAAATATCAGAACTGTTTTTTAGCCAGTGAAATATTGATCTCCTGTTTTGATCTTCTGGTATGTATCTTGACAGAGTATCACCATAATACACAGACACTGTCCCGTTTAGAACACACTTAAGTGTGAAAAACATCCACACCCTGAGGCACCACACCTCATCCTCAATCCCAGCACTCCTGTCCAGGCCCTCAACATAGAATCAAATTGTCTTCAAGTTGCAGCAGTACTTCATATCCCAACAATGTTAATCCATGTATACAATGATTCACCTAATTAAACACCCAGAACGAATAACAGAAAGGGGTGGAAATACAAGATTTCGTCTTTTTTTTTGCACCATTATAAGGACTCATTCTTAAACATCTGTGTGGGATGATCAACTTCATTAAATTTAAGACCTTTAAACTGACAGTGTGAATCTGGGAAACTCACAGCTTCCCTGAGCCATGACCTGAGTATCTTTTCCAGAAGAGCAAGAggctgaggaggcagcagaagaTGATAAGCAAAGGTTAACCCAAGTTTAATAGTGTTGTTGCCAGATGAAGAATTGTTTCCACCTGGTGAATTTTTTGTAAGTGTCATTATGACCAGTTAACATATCGGTTGCCAGAAGGGTTTTAACTGTGCATTTGTGCATGCAGGCAATAAGTCAGTATtatcaggtttttaaaaatggcaaagCTAGTTTCTGCCAAACTGGGGTTCGAAGTGACAGAAGCGGGTTAGGAAATCAGCAGTCATTGACATGTGTAGTAACCACTGAGGAACAGATATATGCAGTTGTGGCGATCCAGAGGCACCAGTGTCATTTTGACACCTGACACACCAACTTCTAGACAGATTTGGGTTACCTGGTTACTCGTACCTTGGCATTCAACCATCAATGAGCATCCAAGATGCGCCAGAAGCAGGAGGACAGGCTatctgcagagcagaagggaggagggaaagggagtGCAGTGGTTGCACAGTTTGCAGCACACGCTTGTTCATCTCCTGGtagctgcagagcacagacaggccctgctgctgtccgTGCAGTGTCCCAAGCCCTGCTGTAAAGAATGTCACCAGCCACACCTGGGACAGGAGACAGGGCAcctggcagtggctggggaGTTGTGCCCACGGGAAATCGGCCTCTCAGCTGTTCGGGCTGCCAGGGGCCCGCAGGGCACGGAGCACATGGCGGCCTTTACTGCACAGCCTCTGGCAATTCGGAGAAAGAGGTAGCTTGAATTCAAGCTTCATCTATTGTGTGATCATCAAAATTAATCCACCTTAAACTTATGCTCATAAGCCAAATGCAGTATGCGACAATATTGTTGTATTTACGGTTTTTTTATGTCAGCAGGACATTCCTGTTTTCTCTAGTCATCAGCAATGAAAACACTCGGCTCCCGCTGGTACCTTTCATATTACAAAGGATTTATCATTGTAATACCTGGGTCTTGTAAAGCATAGCTTAAGGGCGTGCTTCACATAAAGTGCTTGACGATTCTGAAGTCAACAaggcagattttatttttaatttccaccGTTTTATGACTGAAAAGAGGATGAAACCTTCGTGCCTCGAGAAACGTGTTTACCCCATGGTTGTCCTGTGGGAGGACGGAGGCAGCCGCTCCCTCCTGAAGAAGCGGCAGGCGATGGCGGGCGGATGGGATCCCGCCTGCGGAAGGAGGGATCCCGCCTGCGGAAGGAGGGATCCCGCCTGCGGAAGGAGGGATCCCGCCTGCGGAAGGAGGGATCCCGCCTGCGGAAGGAGGGATCCCGCCTGCGGAAGGAGGGATCCCGCCTGCGGAAGGAGGGATCCCGCCTGCGGAAGGAGGGATCCCGCCTGCGGAAGGAGGGATCCCGCCTGCGGAAGGAGGGATCCCGCCTGCGGAAGGAGGGATCCCGCCTGCGGAAGGAGCTCtcgccccgccgggcccggtGTCATccagggccgccccgccccTGCAGGGTGCCGCGCCCTCACTCAAGATGGTGCCTCCAGCGTCTTCGACGGACTCTGACGTCAGAGCGCTGCTGCTGAAGATGGCGGCTGCTCACTTGCGGCCGCCGCGGAATTTGCCCTTGTCCAACATGGCGTCGCTGCCCTATTACTTCCGCCGGCAGCTGCGTCAGTGTGCCCTCAGTGAAGATGTCCGAGCGCAGCGTGGGGAGTGCGAGCTGTACCGGTGGCTGTGCTGAGGGTCCgtgtgaggggctgggctggcggcggcggctgTGCGAGCAGCGCGGAAAGGCGAAGCGAGGGGAGGCAGCGTCTGTGGCCGGGCGGGGGAGAAGAAAGCTCCGCAGCGCGGCCGGGGCCGGCTGCTGCCTGCGGCCCGGGCCGGCCGTGGGGCCGGGGAATGCCCCGCCTGCCCCCCGCAGGCTGCAGGACCGCAGCCGGTTGTGTCTCAGCGCCCTGGGTTCTCTGAGAGCCGCCAGTGTATTCACAAGGAGCAGTGTCTGCGCGTTCTAACACTTTGCAAATGAATTAGTTATGAGACGCTTCTCAAAGTTTTCGTCTTAGGAAAGGTTAAATAATCCGCAAGTTTCTCCGTTCCACTGCAGCAGCGCTTGCTAATTCCTAATTCAAAATACAAGGGACTGTTTCTGTTTTATAAGATAGTTAAGTGTTTGGCATAACCAGAAAACTGTAAATCAAAAGTGGAAGTACTTTCCAGTTGTTGACTCTGCAGGTCACACATAACCTGTGTGTAGTAAATTGTGTATTCAATACAGATATATAAAATTGTGTGTATACATACAATATGTTTCAACCTGTGTGTATAACTTAGGACACCACATGGAAACTGTGTGGGACTATTTGTCAGCTGCTGTTGGAGTCAAGTCATAAATGTTTCTGCCAGCTGTCCTTGTACTGGCAGTATTCAGAAATGCTGCATTGGCATCCATATGTGTGTCAATGCCATGAGATGGGAAGGAACTATCATAAATTGCCCTAATATATCTCAGAAATGACTTTATGAATGATAATCTGACTACCTTTTCTTGACAGATGCACCCCAATGGCACACAGCGCCGAGTTCCTGTGTACAGCTTGAATAATCAGCTCCATACCTGACTTCTCTTCAGGACTCACGGTTTTTGCTAATATTTCTAATCTGACACTTTACCAAAGGCACTTCTGAGAGTTTCTCAGTGTTTTTTTACCATGTAAACAGAGGTCAAAGGGCAGTGCTATGTCCTGGGTACAAGTTGCAGTCAGCCAATCCAGTGAGGATATATTTGATGAAGATGCAGATGAGATGTATCTACTACAGAAGGAATGGAACAGCACTATGAAAAAGAGATTGAAGGTATTTCTATAAAAATgatttaatattctttttagcCATTTTAGATTTACTGGCTCATAACTTGATGTACATGTGAGTGATTTAAAGGGAAAAGTAAAAGCAGCTGCTTAAAAGTTATTCCAGCATACTTGCTTCTGAATATCAGGAAAATATGGCAGAAATTTACGTAAACACGTTTTAGTAAACGCCAGAGCAAAGTACTGTTTTGCCAAAAGACATCGATTCCCTATGCACAACCATGTGCATTTATAAAAGGCAGTGCTGAATTGTGATGCAAGCTACTTGCTTTGTACTTGTAGGTATACCCCTCGTAAATGTAGGGCGACAGAGCTGAACAGTGCTAATAAAGAAGTGTCAGATGTCTGGGGGTTTGAGTACTCATCAGTCAAACTGTAAGATGGGTGACTCCATGTGCAACCACACGTGGGTGTTGTGGTCTTTGTAGGTCTTTTGTTGATTTATTCTTCtgaagaaatatatattttatgaaaGCTGATCTCCACAGTCCTTGcctctgcagttctgcagggAACAAAACAAGTTCATAAACAGATTAGTTTGACAGATACTGTGTCATTCTGAGTGGGGACAGTAGGGCTCCTCTGCTGACAGCTGAGCAACATTTGGCTGAAGAACATGGATGGACATTGTTGTGTAGGCAGTTGATGAGGAATGGTATTACAGCAGACCTGGTGTAGTTTCTTTCATTTGAGTTCCATGAAAAGACTGGTTTTCTTAAGGTACTGTTTAGTGTTCTTGCAGAAATTCCTCTGATATTTTTGAGTAAATTCTGCAAAATCATGAAATGTTATTGAAGTTAGAGTTGTATGTTgaacaaaataattattatgTATTTGTCAGACGTCTGCTTAGTCATGTTGGGAACAACCTGTTTCACTGCTCTTGTTACAGGAAGGCTATAGGGATGGAATTGAGGCCGGGAAAGAACTTGCACTCCAGACAGGCTTTAATCAAGGATACAGACATGGTGCCGAGCTGATGATTACATGTGGCCAGTTCAAAGGAACCCTGAAGTAGGTTACAAACACCTTAAGATCAAGTGTATGTGGAGGGTGTGTAACAGGAAAATGTGCAtgtaggtttttgtttgttttaattaaaaaaccaaaccaaccaaccaaccaaaaaagacaaaccacatccccctccccccacccctccgcacacacaaagaaaaaaaaaaaaagaaaaataaaacaaacaaacaaagcctaaaaacaaaccaccccacattttaaaaaatgtctgaAATGACCAACCCGAGAATTCCCAGATCTTGAAAACAGGGAATGCCTGCCTGGGTGTAGGAGCatcatttctgaaaaatgtctttcaggTGCAATTCCAAAGTTGTCTGAATCTACACATTCAAGCTTAATATTTAGTTCTACTGCCTGAATTTTCCATAATATGTGAATTATACATAAATGGATTTATGATTCATAGATACGTTATCACATTGCTATCTACCTCCACCAAGTGGAGATGTACATAGATGAATATAATAACTTCTGTTGTTCACTTTTCAGTGCTCTCTTATCCTGGTGTCAGTTCAATGGACATGATTCTGCTTTAAGTACAATAAATGATCTTCTTGATGTGGTTGGAAAGCACGAAGATGAGGTGCTTAATTATCTGAATTCTACTGAAGAACAGCCACATCTTGGACACATTCTAGACTCAGTTCAGGACATGGATCTTAAtcacacagctgggacagagtACAAAGAAGTTAAAGATGGAAAACACGAAGACTGTGGCAGCTCCAATGAAAGCATTTGTAGGAATAATGGTGAGGTTGGTTCTTTTCAGTCTGAATGCAGCAAGGCAAACATCTGCACAGATCCTGAAAAGTCAACCCTTGCTTGGGTTAAAAAGCAGACTGTTTGGTTAGTAGAGCAACTGGGCTTATCACCGGATGTACTCCATCATGTCCAGCAACTGGAACATTAGTTCTTCTGTCTCACGGTACTTAAAACTATCACAGCTGGTTTTGATTCTTAGTTTGTGGGCCATGTGCAAGCTGATGCATCACTTTTGTTTTaggaaaatctgattttgatATTTTGATGCTTTACGGTAGAAGTGATTTTTGTAAATCTTCACCATGATTTTGGTTCCTGGCAAAATCCTTCATTTGCAATCTTACTGCCCctttctgtgaatgttatcttTGACTTTAAAACTTTACAAAGAGTTACTAAAcatgtttctgttttgtgtcAGGAGCTCCCATTTCaccctcatttttttcttggcagCAATTTGGAAATGAAGTGGATCCATTAAATAGCCCCTCTAACTTGGTCCTGTCCAGTATCAAAAGAATAAATTCTCAGTGCTGTGGAAATGCTCAGTGTTTTGGAGAATAAGTTGTCGTTGATGATATGCTGTGTGCAGAATAGAACATGATGTGCTGCTGATTCCTAGAGTGCTGGGACTGTCTAGTAACCTTTTGGCAAATTCTTTGTGTTATCTTTTGTACCCATGATGCAATGCACCTTCACTGTTAAAAACTATTTTCCCCTCCTTATATAGTTATATATGTCACTTTTGCTGAAAACACACCATTCTTCTCAAATGCAGAATTGCTGACGATCCCATTATTTTACTCTTAGACATCCATTCTTACCATGTCAGACCACACTAAACATGTTTCCAGTCTAATGAACATCCTTGtgttatttttgtatttattttgtcaGTCGTTCTAGCCTGAACTCTTTCCCACCTTCCAACAGTGTTTTTCTCAAACTCTCCAAGGAAGCCAAGGTTATTCACTGCCTCTTAAAAACACATCAGCCACACATGGCTATTTCTGAtcatttaatatttctgtaattattCTATGTTTCACTTGCTTTCCCGTTGCTTCCTATAGCTGTAAATAGTTCTGTTCAGGAAGGTTTTTCTTTGTGAATGCTTCTGTTTTACATTAATTAAACTGATTTATAGTAAGTTACCAGTTTACTTGTTGGAAGTTTCTTGTAACTCTTTCATATTGGAGACAAGGGAAGTCTAGACATAAGCAAAGTCAGATTTTGAACAGTAAActataattagaaaaaaaacccctataattagaaaaaaaaaaaaacccaaaccacaaaaccatTTCATACTttgaggcaagaaaaaaatctaagggAAAAATTCCTTATTTTCAGAGCCTGAGTTTACAACATTTTTACTAAAGACTTTATTATCCTGTCAGAGTCGACAAGTAAGTTTGGTTTCCTTTCAGTACCACTTCTGCTTTAGTCGTAAGCAGAACTGCAGTTCGGAGTCTTGCATTGAATGCATTTATGAAATAGTGGACAAAGAGGGGTGTCTGCATTAATTGTGTATAAACACAAATTGTTCAAGTAACTTTTCTCAATTTATTTAGCATAAGTTGACTTGGATAAACATTACTTTTCTTCAAATGCCTGTGTTGTGTTACAGACTATATCATGTATGCTAGACATGGATTTCTTCCATATTCTGGTAGAATATGGTGCAGACAGTGTTGGAAGTTAGATAACTTTCCtaactaatttttaatttgttgttttAACTAACCATAAGCAGTCTCCACTTAGAGAAAACAGCAGTTAAATTTCTTCACAGACCTACTTTGATCTTTTAATCACTGAAACCTTAAGTTTGTTAAAACTAAGCCTGACAATCTTCAATAAACAAAGCCAAAGGAATTAGAAGATTTGGCTTCTGGGATCTTAAATTTACGGCCATTCAAGGAATTAGAGTAACCAGAAGGTAGAGAGGAGGTTAAGGCCTGGAAAGTGGGAAACTCTCTGAGAAAAAGATAAAGAATAAAGGATGTGGACTAGATTAGCATGAAGAGAAAGCAATAACTAATAGGGGATAGAATACTAATTAATGAAGAGAATTATGTAAATTAAACCAATGAACATTAATGTCTTTATTCactaaaaatgcataaataagCAAAAAAGTTTTGTATCTAGGGTCAGTGTTGAGGCTGGAACTCCGTCAGCCACACACAACTCTTGACCAAGAATAAAGTAATGCCTTACCTTCTAACAATAAAAAAGACAGTGTTAGAGGAAATCTTACTTACCACGACAATTTTTGAGTTTTTCAGTAACAAGACAAAGGTTAATAGAACAGTGTTAGACTTTACAGATTTGGatgtttaaaaatgcagattcAAGGGAACTAGTTTCTCATATTTCAAAGTTTGCAAACAGGAGACACCATTCACAAATTAGTAGACTTTATTTTTGCTTATAAAACTATCAGATTTATTGTCTTATCAAATTCTATACTAGCCATAGAATTACTTTCCTCCACAAAGTTTCGGTGCATAGTGAGGGGTTACTTCTTTTCCATGTTACTACACAGAGTTTCTAGTTCAGCTGCAGAGagattttcttctgtgctgtCTGTATTATTTGGCTTATCTGTCACTACCCAGTCTTGCTGACCAGCCCCAGAAAGGCTTTGTTTGAGACTGTTAGAATCTGTATTTTGCTCTGATTGTGGTTCAGGTTGTTCCATGTCCATGTCTTGTGTTTCACTGTCAGCTTTCGCCTTGGCAGCATTCCTGTATACAGCTCTCATGACAACTGGGACTGACATGCAGCTGAAGAAGGAAATGACACATTAGTCACTACTACAGATTTCATCTATTCTTTAAAGTACTTCTGGTTTTTACACTGTGGCTGACACTCCAGTGAAAACCAGCATTACCTCCTTTCTGGTTTTGTCGTGTACAACCTGGTTACATTGTAACCATAATATAAACTACATGTGCTGTACCAGAAATATATGTTGACACACTGAAATCTAGTCTGAATCTTTGAAGTTAGGTGTGCAGAGAAGCTTTGACTGAAAGAGTGGTAGGGTCTGgcccaaaaaaagaaaaaaaagtcataaggGTATTTCTAGTGAATATCAAAACTAAGAATATCGAAATACATTCATTCTTGTTGAGTTTTATAATTGTAACCTTCATGTTTTGTATAACACAGGTGCAGAACATATCTTTTCTAAAACACTATCTGTACTGGAGAAGTTTTTTCCCCACTCTTAACCTGGTTCCAAAAATAGTACCTAGTTTAAAATCAGGTTCAAAATCAACCTGCATTGATTTTTGTTGTCATCAAATATAATAATTCTATACTAGCTTATTCCAAATCAATTAGTGCTCTCAGACTACGTTCTGAACAGTTTGTCTAGCCCATGTTCATGTATCACAACGCTTGCTCTCTTGGAATTTGTTCAGAAAACGAGCCAGTGTTGTAGACATGCCATATACAACTCACTTTCTGAAGAGAAGCACTGATTGCTGTTAGGTAGATATGTAAAAAGACCTTTTCATGCTATTCTGAGTTATGCTAGACATGAGACTGTCAGCAGCAAGAGTCTTCAAAAAAGCATCTTTATAAAAGGTAAAACTCTTCACTCAGTAGTCTTTCCTGCTTCCACATGCTTTCTACTAGAAACACTTCATCACTgttaatgtttaaaatttttgagATACTTCAAACACTGAAGTAACTTTTTCCCACTCTTGTATTACAGCATTTTACTAGAGTGAAGTTTTCTGGTTGCTGAGTTTATGGCATTATGAAAGCACATGAGATTTCCATTACATGAACATCTGATGTTCATCCCAACTATTATAAAAGTACTTACCGTTTCACAACTCTTGCTATGAAATCATCACTAGAATTTAGAGTTGGATCTTGAGGATTTAAATGAAGGTGACATTTGACTTCTCTAGAGGTTATAAGATCAATTACCACTAagaaggacaagaaaaaaaaatgtgtcttgAAATACTTAGAAACATTGAAAACCATCCTTTCATTTTGCTGCTTGAAGAGATGTAAgactgaagtcagtggaaagAGGTTTGCAGTAATGTATTtgcaggacttgcttttccttaatatatttaaatcaGAAATAGTGGAAGTAACAATTAATTAAATGCAGGCCAAGACAAAACAGGACTTGATATTTACATTTACTTTCTGTATTATTCTGAGTACAGAAcatcttctaattttttttaacatcttctAATTTTAATTCTATAATAGTTTATACACAAGTGTATACACTTCGTGTTTTTCAAGGGTTGCATGCTGTTGAGTGGCCCTGAGAATGTTTGTAACTGAGAAGCATAGTGCAAGAGCTTAGACAGAACTGAGTCCCTTGTCAGCTCAGTAAAGAAGACAGTAGGAATTATTCCACACATACCGCAGGCTAAATTCTCTTTCATAGGATGAAGGAAAAAGACACAAAAGCTGGTGTTCTTGTGTGGAACCACCTCAAAGTAAAGCAGTTCTGAACCatctagaaataaaattactgtttaGTGATGTCCACTACTGAAGTTGGACTATTTTTGGCTGAATTACATGCcagaattttaaaagcactgATACAATAGCCTAATTATTCATTACTTTGACAGCTTAGTTTATATGCATAGAGTGAGcgtagaatttttttaaaaattcagtacagtttaaaaaaattttttatcATTTACAGTACTCC includes these proteins:
- the YAE1 gene encoding protein YAE1 homolog; this translates as MSWVQVAVSQSSEDIFDEDADEMYLLQKEWNSTMKKRLKEGYRDGIEAGKELALQTGFNQGYRHGAELMITCGQFKGTLNALLSWCQFNGHDSALSTINDLLDVVGKHEDEVLNYLNSTEEQPHLGHILDSVQDMDLNHTAGTEYKEVKDGKHEDCGSSNESICRNNGEVGSFQSECSKANICTDPEKSTLAWVKKQTVWLVEQLGLSPDVLHHVQQLEH